The sequence below is a genomic window from Chloroflexota bacterium.
TTAGCCACTTGGGCTGATACGCCTGCACCTTGGCGCGGCCAGTGTTTTGTCCGTTGGGCAACCTCTTCCTCAAAAGCAAAGGATTCAGAGACTAGGAGCAACGACACCATGGCGGCAAAGATTGGATGTCAGGCAAGACTATGGTTGCGGGAGACTCAGGATCTAGGCGGTATACTGCCGAGAATCGGCCGGGATCTGGGAGCGGCAGGCTTCGAAGGTGTGGAGATTGGCTACGCCTACGTCAAGAATCCTGACGATGTTGCGGCCTACCGTCGCGCCGTGGACGGGAATGGACTCAAGACGGCCGGTATCCACGTAGGAGGAGCGTGGCACGATCCGCTGACTGTTCAAGAGAAGGCTATGTCTCAAGCACGCGCCGCTGCGGAATTCGCCGGGGCGGTGGGCGCCGAGTATCTCGTCATCAGCACGGGACGGAAACAGGGCGGTCAATTGACCCGCGAAGAAATCGGCATGCAAGTGACGCATCTCAGTGAGTTATGCTCGTACGCCGCTGCACAGGGCGTGATGCCGCTGCTCCACAACCACCAGCATGAGTTTGCGCACGGCGCGCGGGTCTTCCGCGAAATCATGTCTGCGATTGACGCAGACGCGCTTGGCCTGTGTCTGGACATCAATTGGGCTATGTGGGCGGGAGCCGACGGCGTGGCGGTGCTGAAGGAATACTATGCGCGCTTACGCATGGTGCACGTTCGCGACACGGTGAAAAATTCGGCTTGCGTGGAGGTGATGGGCGAGGGAGACGTGGCGCTCGCTGCAATCTTCTCCGAACTCCGCGCCCGGGAATTCCCGCATTGGGTCCTCTACGAGTGGTCGGCCTGCGAGCCGACAACGGACCGCCCGACGGCTGAGGTTGGTCGCTTGAACCGGGAGTATCTCGGCAAAGCGCTGAGTTGACGAAGTGGCTGGCCGGCGGTTATGGCTCTGTGAGTTTCGCCTCTCAGGGCTGGCCGACTATTGCGGGTCCTACAGAAGCGCGCTTGGCTGACGGCACTTGCTACACATGCCAAGAATTCACCGCATGAGTTACTTTGCCCTGGGCGAAACTGCCCTTCGACAAGCTCAGGGCGAACGGAATAGCGAAGAATCCGTTCGTGCTGGACTAGCCGAAGTACAAAATGTCACGTCGACAGAATACCGATGTGCTTATTCATTCATGCGCCGGTGTCAAGAGGGCGCAAGAGTGGATACAAAGCTCATTCCGCGTCAAGTGAAATCGAACTAGTCCATACCGTGTCCGGCGGAGGCGCATGGGAGTCGAACCCACCCAGGACGGGAGTAGCCCGCCCCGCAGACGGTTTTGAAGACCGCGAGGCCCACCGGGACCCGAGCGCCTCCACATTCCAGTCTAGCAGTCCCGCGCGTCCCACGAAAATCCAAAGCTTTCCCCGTAAATGCATGTGTGGCGGCGCAACAACGAGGCACTCCAATTCCCATCGTGTAAGTCCATGCGCCCTACGCACCAGAGCATTCTTGGGCAACGACTGCTGATTGAAGCCTGCATCGGGTGTGGGCACTCCTGAGTGCTTACAAATCCTACCGCTCACTTGACAGGGTCATTCTCATTTCGGTATCTAAGGAATGGAGAGGACGATATGCACTTGGCATTGTGATACGTTGTACCACAGTGAACCAATGAAAGTGCCCCGTGCAGCAACAGGTTGGTGATGTGATCGGAGTGGGATGCGCGAAAGCAAATTCCCGCACCTGATATGTCATCGCAAGACAGTGAGCGTGTGGTGTAGTTTATGCGTGTCGGATTTAATCCTCGTTTGCAGCCGTTTCGGCGCATGAGCGTGGCTGAACAACTGCAGGAGACCCTGCATACGGGGCAACGATTAGAGTTTGCCGTGGTAGAGGTGAGTGTGGATGAGGTG
It includes:
- a CDS encoding sugar phosphate isomerase/epimerase, coding for MAAKIGCQARLWLRETQDLGGILPRIGRDLGAAGFEGVEIGYAYVKNPDDVAAYRRAVDGNGLKTAGIHVGGAWHDPLTVQEKAMSQARAAAEFAGAVGAEYLVISTGRKQGGQLTREEIGMQVTHLSELCSYAAAQGVMPLLHNHQHEFAHGARVFREIMSAIDADALGLCLDINWAMWAGADGVAVLKEYYARLRMVHVRDTVKNSACVEVMGEGDVALAAIFSELRAREFPHWVLYEWSACEPTTDRPTAEVGRLNREYLGKALS